The genomic region GCTTTAGGACTCGAACAAATGTGGGAAACCCAAACGATTCGCGTTCCCAAACCCATTTGTACTGGGGTTTCTGGGTCTTCCGCCTATATCGTCCTCGAATGGTTGGATCTCGGTGGGGGAGGCTCCCAGGTGGCGGCTCGAATGGGGCGGCAACTCGCCCGCCTCCACCGGGAATCCGTCGGGTCAAAATTCGGCTGGGATCGGGATAATACGATCGGCTCGACCCCCCAGCTCAATCCCTGGACGGACGATTGGGCCGAGTTTTGGGCGGTTCGCCGCATCGGTTACCAATTGGACTTAGCCCGTCGGAAGGGGGGCAGTTTTCCGTTGGGCGATCGCCTCGTAGAGGCCATCCCGGATTTGCTCGCCGGTCACGACCCCCAACCGTCTCTGGTTCACGGCGATCTGTGGGGCGGCAATGCGTCGGCGACGGCGGACGGCGAACCCGTGATTTTCGATCCGGCGACCTATTACGGCGATCGCGAGGTGGACGTGGCGATGACGGAACTGTTCGGCGGCTTCTCCGGTGCGTTTTACCAGGGCTATAACGAGGTCTGGCCGTTGGCTGCGGGCTATGCGGAGCGCAAAACCCTTTACAACCTCTACCACATCATCAACCACTTCAATTTATTTGGGGGGGGTTACGCTTCCCAAGCCAACAGCATGATGCGCCGTCTCGTCGGCTAGTTCCCGGGGTCGCCCGTCCAAAACCTGCCCAAAATATGAGACCCAGACCTTTGAGGGGTCTGGGTCTTGGGTTGTTATAAGCCAGCCAGCAGGTATTTAAAACAAGAAGGCGAAATTTAAAAGATATTAAAACACTGGCTAGCGGTTTTGAAATCGGGTTTTAAAGCAAGTCACGAACAGGTATGAACCTTGGTTACTTCTAACGTTAGACGGTAGTTGTGAAAAACTTGTGAAGATTCTGCACAATTGGCAAAATTTTTTGACTTTTTTTTGGCGGGCTGGGGATTTTGCTCTAGGGACGCTAGCTTCGTTGGCTCGGGGGTTTGACGGAGATCGTTGAGCACTGGGCGATCGCAAAATGTATCTAGTTGTAATAAAATGCAATATTTAAACAAAAAAATTAAGTAAATTTACGGTTGCCTTCGATGATTTTTTTCTAAGCGACCGATGCCACTCGATCGAGGGTCGATGTTCGTAGGGCGATCGCCCCCCATTGAGGTCAATTCAGCGTGGTCATCCTACAATGGCAGGGGAGAGAATGGCGATCGCGCGCTCGGTCCGTCGTCCGGTCTCGCTGTCGATCGATGTTGACAGTTTTCGGGATCTCCGGTTTTCGTGCTGGCTGCCTTGTAAATCCGCTTGCAACTCCATAAAAGATGTCTTTGAACGATCGTAGGCCCTGGGTTATGAAACGATTTGCGCCGATCTCGGTCGGATTGCTCTGTGCTGTAGTCGTCGGCGCCCCGGGCGATCGCCTCGCGGCCCAACCGAGACCGACCTTTTCCGAAGAGACTGCAAGCCAGTCCAAGCCTGCTGGGCCGTTTCCCAGCTTTAACAGCGATCGCCTCGACGCTCAATTGCGCCTTTACCAGCAGTTGTTAGAGGAATCGGGGCCGCCGGATGTTTTGATTGTCGGCAGTTCGCGATCGCTCCAGGGAATCGATCCGATCGCCCTGGAACAAGCCCTCGCCCATCACGGCTATCCCGGAGTGCGAGTGTTTAACTTCGGGATCAATGGCGCCACCGCCCAGGCGATCGATGTTTTACTGCGCGACATTTTCACCCCGGAACAGTTACCCAACTTGATTCTCTGGGCCGATGGAGTGCGCGCCTTCAATAGCGGTCGGCGCGATCGCACCTACGAGGCGATCGTTTCTTCTGCGGGATACGAACGCTTGTCCCGAGGCGATCGCCCCTTATCATTGCCAGCGCCCCCCGTAGAAGTGGCACGGGTAAATGCGATCTCCCCGACGGAGACGAAGGCGATCGTCGTCACCCCCAGCGACGATCCCCGGGAGATGCTGGCGACGAGTTATCAAGCCGTGCGCGGTTGGTTGAGCCTGGTGGGAACCGAACTTCGGGAAACTTATCAAGAACGACAACAAGAAATGAGCTGGTTGGGCGGCGAACCCGCCGAACCGCCCCCGCCGTTGCCGACTTTGGACGCGGTGATGTCCGGACAACTGGCGGAACACTTGCAACCGACGGGCTTTTTTCCGGTGACCGATCGCTACGATCCAGCTACGTACTATCAAACTTTTCCCCGGGTTCCGGGACGCTACGACGGCGATTATGCTGCTTTTAGTTTGCAAGGAGAGCAACAAAGCGCACTCCGGGCGATCGCCCGCTTCAGCGAAGCCGAGCAGATCCCCCTCGTCATCGTCAATTTACCGTTAACTCAAGACTATTTAGACCCGACTCGATCGGACGCCGAACGTCTGTTCCGCGACCAAATGCAGCGTTTGGCTGCCGAACACAACTTTATCTTTCGCGATTTGAGTCAGTTGTGGCCGACTCGGGTGGAATATTTCGCCGATCCGAGTCATCTCAACCGTTTTGGGGCGTTCGCCGTCGCTCTCGAACTGGCAGGCGATCCGGCAATCCCCTGGTCGGCGACCCGGGAGTAGTTCCCAAAAAAAACACCAAAAAAAACAATGGGGGTCTTGCCGCGATCGCAAGACCCACTTAAGAAGTTAGCAAAGGATTGCTCAGAAGAATAAGTAACCTGAAAATGAACCTTCTGGTTTTACAAAAAACAACTCTAGTTGACAAGAACCGCAGCAATCGTAGCAAGTAAACCGAGCTTTTACACCCAGCCGATCGAGGCTTGACTTTAACCTCACCTTGCCGCCGGACGAACCCAGCCTCAGCCCCTTTCAGAGCCACTGCGATCGGACTTCAGGCCGAAACACCTCGATGCCTTCGTCCTCCATTTCCGTGCTTGAACTTCAGCGATATTCAAGACTTCTTTGAGGTGCTTGAATATTAAAGTAGCACGACTCTGAGAAAGCACCAAGCAACCGTTACTAAACTTTACATTTCACCTTCACATTTCAGCCAGATTGAGCCGCCACCGACACGGCGATCGCGGAGTCCTCAGCACCACACTCCACCCGCGATCGCCGGGAACGGCTATTAACCGTTCGATTGGGGCGATCGCCGACCTTCATTCCTTGCAATTTCCGAGGCGATCGATCCGGAAAAATCAATTTCAAACTAACTGCATTCTTGCATTTTATTTGTCTTGCAAGTTTATCCTGATGCCCATTTCTCCTCGCCGTATAGAGAAGTAAAAAGCGAGAGGATTTCTATTCATGCGTATCAGTGCTTCTATCTTGCTGTTGACTTGTATCTTAGTCAGTTTAGCCGCCAATTTTTCTACAGTTGAAAAATATCGGAGTGCAGAAGCCGGACAAGTTGGAAAACACGAACCCATCAAACCTTATCCCGGTCCGAGAGGTCCGAGACGAGCTTGGTAATTCTTTTTTTCTGAGAAAACCATAAATTCCAAACACTCGATCGTTAACGTTATCCAGGAAGATCGCACTCATGAATCATTCACGAATAAGGGTTGTGCTGACACCGATTTTGGCGGTTTCAGCAATCGCTTCAGCATCGATTTTTAATCTTTCCTTATCCGAGAGCATTCCAGAGAAAGTCCAAGAATTAAACCCGGCTTCGAACACCGTCAAGCCATCGATCGCCCTGGAAAAACAGTGCGAACTCGGACGGGGAGGGAGTAGTCGCCGGGATTGTTCGGTGAGTCTGGAAACAAGCTGAAATCGGTTCGATCGCGATCGCGTAGCGTCTCCGGAGGAGAATCGTCCCGAAGGCGAAGATGGCGAGGATCGAACCCCATCGATATTGTCTATGAGGTTATCCGCGTTCTTTGCAAAAGCCCGGTAGTTTGAACTACTGGGCTTTGTTGTTGACGGTTGCACGGACTGGGGAACAGTCGAACGGGGAGAAAAGGCGATCGCCCCACAAACAACCCGTCCCCATCGGCGAGAACAAACGCGATCGGACCAAGGAATGTCAGAATAGAAACAATAGAAATAGTTAGAATAGGTTCTCTTGTCACCCAGTTATGGCTTCTTCTCCCGAGTTTCTGACAGGCGCACAAATCCGAGAAAAATTTTTAGACTTCTACGCCAAACGCGGACATCAGATCCTGCCGAGTGCTTCGCTGATTCCGGAAGATCCCACCGTATTGCTGACGATCGCCGGAATGCTGCCATTTAAGCCAATTTTCTTAGGACAGCGATCGCCCGACTTTCCCCGCGCCACCACCTCGCAAAAATGTATCCGAACCAACGACATCGAAAACGTGGGGCGAACCGCCAGACACCACACCTTTTTCGAGATGTTGGGCAACTTCAGTTTCGGGGATTACTTTAAAAAAGAGGCGATCGCCTGGGCGTGGGAACTGTCCACCAAAGTCTTTAACTTACCTCCAGAACGGCTCGTCGTCAGCGTCTTTAGAGAAGATGACGAAGCCTTCGGGATCTGGCGCGACGACATCGGGATCCCCGCCCATCGGATTCAGAGAATGGGAGAAAAAGATAACTTCTGGGCGTCCGGACCGACCGGACCGTGTGGACCGTGTTCGGAAATTTACTACGACTTCCACCCAGACAAAGGAGACGCGGCGATCGATCTCGAAGACGACACCCGGTTTATCGAGTTTTACAACCTCGTATTCATGCAATATAACCGGGACGCCGAAGGAAACTTAACCCCGTTACAGAATCAAAATATCGATACGGGATTGGGACTCGAACGCATGGCGCAGATCCTGCAAAAAGTCCCGAATAACTACGAAACCGATTTAATTTTCCCAATTATCGAAGCGGCGGCCAAAATTGCCGGAATTCGCTACGGCGACAGCGACGATCGAACCAAAGTATCCCTCAAAGTGGTCGGCGACCACTTGCGCGCCGTCATCCACACGATCGCCGACGGAGTCAGTGCATCTAATTTAGGGCGCGGTTACGTCCTGCGGCGCTTAATCCGGCGCGTCGTCCGTCACGGGCGTTTAATCGGGATTTCGAGACCCTTTACCGCCGAACTCGCCGAAACGGCGATCGCCCTGTCCGAAAGCGCCTATCCCAACGTTCGCGAACGAGAAGCGACGATTAAAGGGGAACTGGAACGGGAAGAATCCCGGTTTTTGGAAACCCTCGAACGCGGCGAAAAACTCCTGTCCGAAATTCTCGCCAGTCAACCCGCACAAATTTCGGGAAGAGATGCGTTCGTCCTCTACGATACTTACGGCTTCCCGTTGGAACTGACCCAAGAAATTGCCGAAGAAAGCGGGCTGAGTGTGGATTTGGCGGGCTTCGAGGCGGCGATGGAAGAACAGCGCCAGCGATCGCAAGCGGCCCACGAAACCATCGATCTCACAGTTCAAGGGAGTTTGGACAAACTCGCCGAACATATCCATCCGACGGAGTTCCTCGGTTACAGCGAAGTGCAATCGACGGTGAACGTCGAAGCGGTACTAGTTAAAGGGCAATCGGTCGAAGAAGCGGAAACGGGGAGTGAAGTGCAGGTCATTTTGCCAAAAACTCCGTTTTATGCCGAATCCGGCGGCCAGATCGGCGATCGCGGCTATTTGTCCGGGGAATCCGTCGTCGTTCGCATCGAAGATGTCAAGAAAGAATCGGACATTTTCGTGCATTTCGGGCGGGTCGAACGGGGAATCCTACGGGTGGGCGAACCCGTCAGCGCCCAGATCGATCGTGCCTGTCGCCGTCGCGCCCAAGCGAACCACAGCGCCACTCACTTATTACAAGCCGCGTTAAAGAAACTCGTCGATGACTCGATTTCTCAGGCGGGTTCGTTAGTGGCATTCGATCGCCTCCGCTTCGATTTCAACTGTCCTCGGGCGCTGACGCCGGAAGAGTTGCAGCAAGTGGAAGACCAGATCAATACGTGGATTGCCGAAGCCCATGAAGCGCAAATCGCCGTGATGCCCTTAGCCGAGGCGAAAGCGAAAGGGGCGATCGCCATGTTCGGCGAAAAATATGGCGAACAGGTCCGAACCATCGATTTTCCCGGGGTTTCGATGGAACTGTGCGGCGGAACCCACGTTCGCAATACGGCGGAAATCGGGGCGTTTAAGATCGTGTCCGAAACCGGGGTAGCTTCCGGAATTCGCCGGATCGAAGCGGTCGCGGGACCGTCGGTGTTGGATTATCTGGAAGTGCGCGATCGCGTGGTTCGGGATTTGAGCGAACGATTTAAGGTCAAACCCGATGAAATTCCCGACCGCATTACCAACTTGCAAAACGAACTGAAAGCGACTCAGAAAGAGCTCGACGCGGTTAAAGCGCAATTGGCGATCGCCCAATCGGACCAACTGGTTTCCCAAGCCGAATCCGTCGGCGAGTTTGAGATTTTAGTCGCCCAACTCGACGACGGCGTCGAACCGGATGCCCTCAAAACGGCGGCGGAACGCTTACTCGCCAAACTCGGCAAGGGTGCAGTGGTTCTCGCGTCGGTTCCCACCCCGGAAAAAGTCAGTTTGATCGCCGCCTTCAGTAAAGAGGTCAACGCCAAAGGCTTACAAGCGGGCAAATTTATCGGCCAAATCGCCAAACTCTGCGGCGGCGGTGGCGGCGGTCGTCCCAATTTAGCCCAAGCGGGCGGACGAGATCCGAGTCAGTTAAAAGCGGCGTTGGACTCGGCGAAAGCCCAGTTAGTTGAGGGATTAAAGGGCTAGGGAGTTCGGCGTTAGGACAGGATCTGTGGTGCGGGCAAAATGCCCGTACCCCTTCCGGAAAGGGCGATCGCCGTTGGGAAAGATTGGATAACTTTATTGTATAAAGCTTTGCAATTGTTTTGAATGAAGTTGGAAGGTTGCCGAACCGATCGATCGCCAGTTTCAAGCCGAAATTGAGCTAATTTCAGATAAAAACGATCGAGAGTACGGCAAACGCCAATCTTTCAGATTGATATCTTATTTCTCAATCGGAGAGTGAACCGTGTTTTATCTGTCCTACGCCCAATTCCGCCATCCGAAGCTGGTATTTGGGCTGTGGTTATCCCTATTCGCTTTTTCTCCAGGGGCGATCGCTCAAGTGATTCCCGATGGGAGTTTGCCTCAAAACACGATCGTTACTCCCCAGGGAAATCAAATGGCGATCGACGGCGGAACTCGATCGGGGGCTAATTTATTTCACAGTTTTGAAGAGTTTTCTCTCACGTCACAACAGTCGGCAATTTTTAATAATGGTTTAGATATACAAAATATTTTTTCGCGAGTGACCGGGGGCAAGCTGTCCGAAATCGACGGCTTGTTACAAACCAAGGGAGGGGCAAATTTATTTTTACTCAATCCGTCCGGAATCGTCTTCGGGCCGAATGCGCGCTTGAATGTGGGGGGGTCGTTCGTGGCGAGTTCGGCAGAGGCGATCGCCTTTGGGGACGGCAGTCAGTTCGGGGTGAGGCCGAACTCGGATCGCGCCTTACTGTCGATCGCCGTTCCCATCGGTTTGCAGTTCGGCAGCAATCCCGGGGCAATCGTCCATCGCTCGATCGCGGCGGAGGGCAGTGGGAATCCGGCAGGGTTCCAAGTGCCTTTCGGTCGCACTTTGGGGATGATTGGCGGCGATGTAAGTATAGAAGGGGGAAGGCTCGGCGCGCCGGAAGGACGAATCGAACTCGGTAGCGTCGGCGACAGTAGTTTTGTGGAGCTGGCGATCGCCGATTCGGGATGGAGCTTCGGTTATGAGGGAGTCGAACAGTGGGGGGCGATCGCGATCGGCGATGGCGCCCGCCTGAATACGAGCGGACGCGGCGGGGGAGCGATGCAACTCGTCGGCGGTCAAATTGCGATTAGTGGGGGTTCCCAACTGTTAGCCATTACGGCAGGCGATCGCGACGGCGAACCGATGACCCTACGGGGCAACGACAGCATCGCGATCGCGAGTAGATCCACCCTATCGACACGCACCCAAGGTGGGGGGAACGGCGGCGATCTGCGCTTGAGTGGCGCGAACTTAACCCTCGCGGACGGGGCGATCGTCGCGACGGGAACCGAGGGTGCCGGACGCGGGGGCGACCTGACGATCGAGGCCCCTGGAACGGTGCAGATAAGTGGAGCCGATCCGGATAACTTTACGCTCTTAGTTGGGGATAGCACCGCAGATGGAGCCGCCGGAGCGATCGAAATGAACGCCGGAAACGTTTTTCTACAAGGAACGGCGGCAATTTCCAATCGAGCCTTGGGTAATGGCAACGGCGGCAATATCAGCATCAATACCCGGGAGGATTTTACGGCGATCGGGACGGGATTTGCATCGTTTGAAACGTTAATCGGCGCGGCACTCTCCGCGCAATTGCCACCAGACGCGTTGATTGGCGGCGTATTCACTGCCACAAACGGCGGCGGACAATCGGGAAAAATTATCATCGAGAGTGGCGGGTCGGTGCAGTTATTCAATGGCGCTTCAATCTTCAGTCCGACCTTTAGCGGCGCAGCCGGAGGGAACATTGAAGTCCGCGCCGACGGGGCGATCGCCGCCAACGCATCCGGCTTGCTGACCACCACGATCGGCAATAGTGGGGCGGCTGGCAATATTTTTTTAGACGCTACGCGGATCGCGATCGAGGATGGATCGGTCGTCTCTAGTGCTACCCTATTGGGATCCGGATCCGGTGGGGATGTGGTACTCAATGCCTCGGATACGGTAGAAATTGTGCGTAGCATTCCGGGGAATTTATTGCCGACGGGGATTTTAAATAACTCGATTTTGGGAACGGGCGACGCAGGGGAGATCCGCATTTTGGCCCGACGGCTGACCATCCGTGAAGGTGGCTTGATCGTCAGTAATACCGGGGGATTAGTCGGAAGCGACGTGATTACTAGCGGGGGACGAGGGGGCGATATTATCATCAACACCAGTGAGTCGGTCGAAATTTCCGGGATTTCTGCCGACGGCGTTGATACGAGTGGTCCGGGAACCACATCGTTTGGGGATTTACCTGCGGGAAATTTGATCGTGACCACGAAACGCATGGTCGTCGATGGCGGGGCGATCGTTTCGAGTGCGACCCTGGGCGCCGGGGATGGCGGAACCCTGACAATTCGTGCGTCTGAGTCTCTAGAGGTACGAGGGACGTCCGCGATTACAGGTTTGCCGACGTCATTGACTACCTCTTCGGGACGGGCAGACATACCCCAATTGGAAGCGACGGGGAACGGGGGAGACCTGCGGATTTTTACGCCGGAATTGCATGTTAGCGAGGGGGCGGCGTTGGACGTGCGTAGTTTGGGGTCTGGAGGGGCGGGAACTTTAGAAATTGCCGCACAAACGGTGCGCCTCGATCGCGGCGGCACCCTCAATGCGGCGACCGTAGCTGGAACTGGGGGTAATATCCAGGTGCAGGCGCCGGATTTTATTTTGCGCCGCGGCAGCCAGATTACCACGAATGCGGGGAATACCAATGGCGGCAACATCACGATCGCCACGGAAACCCTCGCCGCGATCGAAAATAGCGACATTACCGCCAACGCCCGCGAAGGTCGGGGGGGACGAGTCAGCATCGACGCCACGGGGATTTTTGGAACCGCATTTCGCGACCGACAAACCCCCGAAAGCGATATTACGGCGACGTCGGCACTCGGCCCGGAGTTTAGCGGCGTGGTCGAGATCGAAACTCCCGAGGCGGATCCGAGTGCGGGATTGGTAGAGTTCCCTTCGGAAGTTCGGGATGCGAGCAACCAAATTGCCACGGGTTGCGCCGCCGATAGCGGCAACGTGTTTGTGGTGACCGGACGCGGCGGCTTGCCGGAAAATCCAACTCAACTCTTCCAACGTCACCAGGCTTGGCGGGATTTGCGATCGCCCGCCACGGCTGAGCGCGAAGATTTCCGAGAGACTACCAACCCGGCGACTCCGGAAACCCAGAATCGGCGAGGGATGCTCCAAAGGAGCCCCTTCGCGATCGAGGCGACGGAATGGACCGTGGGTTCCCAGGGCGAAATTATCTTAAAAGCTGCCGGGAATGGTTCGTCGGATCCTTCGCCTTTCTCTGCTTGTCCGGTGTCGCGAACGCCCGAGTAGGCGCGCCTTACAAGGGATCTCAACTCAAACAGTAACAAGCGATCGGCTCGCCATTGCAATTCCCTCGCTCAATTTGTTACGCCTTTCTATTGACAAAATGACTAAAATATGGTCAAAAAGCCGACAAGGGGAATAGAGCGTTTTAAATTAACTCGGTAACAGTTTCAACATCCAGGTTAGGCGATTTGGCGGATGACGACTCGCCAAAAAAGTAACAAAATCGAACTAGATTAGATCGAAAAGGTAACAACGACAAGGCGGTCAGACCCATCATTTCTGGTGTAACTTAACGGGTGAAGGGGTTACCCAATAAAGAGCAGTCAATTCTAGTGGTAATTCGAGGCTTGCCCGTCTGGTATTCGTCATTCTAATAGAGTGACGATAATCCGTGGGGGGAATACAGAAGGGCAAGCCTCATCCCTTTTTTTAAAGACATGTTTTGTTTTTAAAGAAAGTTTTGAAAGGCCATTGAGGCGATCGCCGCGTCATATCGCCCCCCTGTTTTGCAATCGAGTAAGCGGTCTCTGTGTGAAAATGCTGTGTGAAAATGCATAGTTACCAGGCGGCCAGGATGCCCGAACCACCAAAAACCGGATGATTTAATGGTGCTTTTAGGAACATCACTGGTTTGGCTGATGCAGTTTCAATGTCTAAAAGCTTACCATCTACACTAGCCAGTTGAAGTACCGCCCCGAAAGTGAATCCCACGTCCACTTTGGTCGAACTGCTCTCCGAGGTGAACGACGTGAGCGATCCGAGCGATCGCATGGCCACGGGACGTGCGGCGGATGAAGCCAATGTCTTCACGGTTACCGGACGGGGCGGTTTGCCGGAAAACCCGACTCGACGATGGAACGATCCAGTACTAGTGTGGCGAGATTTTCGCCCGGTGATTCCGGAACGATCGCGCCGGGAATCGGACTGAGGATCGGCGTCGGGAACGGGGGTGAACCCAATGGAAGCCAGCCATGGGTCCGTCAACCCCCGAGGTCAAATCGAATGAGCGATCGATTCCGGTCGGGGCGATCCTTGTGCTCCCCCATCCGTCGTCACCCACTGTAAGGATAAATAAACCGATGGAAAGATGGCGCACGCGGCGCACAAAAGTCTATCGAGCTTTGTGTTTGGCGCTTTTAAGCTTTGCGATCGTCACGATCGCCCTCCCCAGTACGACCCGACCGCTTGCGGCGGTTCCGGCGGCGATCCTCCAACAGAGGCGCTTCGCGATCGCCCAAGCCCGTAACGACGCCCAATCCCTGCTCGATCGCGGTCAACGGGCTTACGAGGCGGGACAGTTTCTCGAAGCGGCGACGGCGTGGGAAGCCGCCGCGAAGGAGTTCGCCCGTCGCTCCCAGACCCCCGGGGAAACCGTAGGGGCAGTTCGCGAACCGCCTCTACTCTGGATTTATCTCGGCCAAGTCTACCAAGATTTAGGTCGCTGGTCCGACGCCGAAACCGCGATCGCCCGCGCCTTCGACTTACTCGACACGGACCTCGACGGGTCTCGCGACGCCTTACTCGCCCGCGCCTTCAACGCCCGAGGCAGTCTGCAACTCGCCCTCGGTCAACCGGAAAACGCTCTAGACAGTTGGGAACGGGCCGAAGCGGCGTATGCGGCGGTCGGCGACGAGATCGGCGAACTCGGCAGTCGCATCGATCGCGCTCAAGCCTTGCAAACCTTGGGTATGTACCGCCGATCGCGCGAATTACTCGAAACCACCGCCCAGCAGTTACAAAATCGCCCGGATTCGGCGGTTAAAGTCGCCGGATTGCAGAGTTTGGGACTCGTTTTACAAGCGGTTAACGAAGACGCGCGAGCGCGGGAGGTCTTGCAAGAAAGCCTCGCCGTCGCTCGCCGCACGGGGGAATCATCCCGCCTGAGCGACATTCTCACCAGTCTCGCCCATAGCGAGCGCGCCCTCGACCGTCCGGACGCCGCCGCCTCCCTCTATCGAGAAGCGGCGAGGGTGGCGACGGACCCGATCGCGATCGCCTCGGCCCAACTTAGCTTACTCGCCTTAGCCGTAGAGACCGCCGACTGGGCACAAGCCCGCGATCTGTGGCCGCCATTGGGCGATCGCCTCGCCGCGTTGCCCCCGAGTCGTCCGTCGATTTACGCCAAGGTCAACCTCTCGGAAACCCTCTTACAAGGCCAACAAAACGCCCCCTCAGCCCAACCCCTGCTCGATCGCGCCGATTACGAACCCCTCGCCCGTTTGCTCGCCCAAGGGGTGCGCGAGGCTCGCGATCTCGGCGACGTGCGCGCGGAATCCTTCGCCCTCGGACAATT from Oxynema aestuarii AP17 harbors:
- a CDS encoding fructosamine kinase family protein, with translation MWDKIVRQIGEVTGEAFEASDRRSVGGGCINQGYRLGSGDRAYFVKLNSASGLSMFEAEALGLEQMWETQTIRVPKPICTGVSGSSAYIVLEWLDLGGGGSQVAARMGRQLARLHRESVGSKFGWDRDNTIGSTPQLNPWTDDWAEFWAVRRIGYQLDLARRKGGSFPLGDRLVEAIPDLLAGHDPQPSLVHGDLWGGNASATADGEPVIFDPATYYGDREVDVAMTELFGGFSGAFYQGYNEVWPLAAGYAERKTLYNLYHIINHFNLFGGGYASQANSMMRRLVG
- the alaS gene encoding alanine--tRNA ligase, whose amino-acid sequence is MASSPEFLTGAQIREKFLDFYAKRGHQILPSASLIPEDPTVLLTIAGMLPFKPIFLGQRSPDFPRATTSQKCIRTNDIENVGRTARHHTFFEMLGNFSFGDYFKKEAIAWAWELSTKVFNLPPERLVVSVFREDDEAFGIWRDDIGIPAHRIQRMGEKDNFWASGPTGPCGPCSEIYYDFHPDKGDAAIDLEDDTRFIEFYNLVFMQYNRDAEGNLTPLQNQNIDTGLGLERMAQILQKVPNNYETDLIFPIIEAAAKIAGIRYGDSDDRTKVSLKVVGDHLRAVIHTIADGVSASNLGRGYVLRRLIRRVVRHGRLIGISRPFTAELAETAIALSESAYPNVREREATIKGELEREESRFLETLERGEKLLSEILASQPAQISGRDAFVLYDTYGFPLELTQEIAEESGLSVDLAGFEAAMEEQRQRSQAAHETIDLTVQGSLDKLAEHIHPTEFLGYSEVQSTVNVEAVLVKGQSVEEAETGSEVQVILPKTPFYAESGGQIGDRGYLSGESVVVRIEDVKKESDIFVHFGRVERGILRVGEPVSAQIDRACRRRAQANHSATHLLQAALKKLVDDSISQAGSLVAFDRLRFDFNCPRALTPEELQQVEDQINTWIAEAHEAQIAVMPLAEAKAKGAIAMFGEKYGEQVRTIDFPGVSMELCGGTHVRNTAEIGAFKIVSETGVASGIRRIEAVAGPSVLDYLEVRDRVVRDLSERFKVKPDEIPDRITNLQNELKATQKELDAVKAQLAIAQSDQLVSQAESVGEFEILVAQLDDGVEPDALKTAAERLLAKLGKGAVVLASVPTPEKVSLIAAFSKEVNAKGLQAGKFIGQIAKLCGGGGGGRPNLAQAGGRDPSQLKAALDSAKAQLVEGLKG
- a CDS encoding two-partner secretion domain-containing protein, which translates into the protein MFYLSYAQFRHPKLVFGLWLSLFAFSPGAIAQVIPDGSLPQNTIVTPQGNQMAIDGGTRSGANLFHSFEEFSLTSQQSAIFNNGLDIQNIFSRVTGGKLSEIDGLLQTKGGANLFLLNPSGIVFGPNARLNVGGSFVASSAEAIAFGDGSQFGVRPNSDRALLSIAVPIGLQFGSNPGAIVHRSIAAEGSGNPAGFQVPFGRTLGMIGGDVSIEGGRLGAPEGRIELGSVGDSSFVELAIADSGWSFGYEGVEQWGAIAIGDGARLNTSGRGGGAMQLVGGQIAISGGSQLLAITAGDRDGEPMTLRGNDSIAIASRSTLSTRTQGGGNGGDLRLSGANLTLADGAIVATGTEGAGRGGDLTIEAPGTVQISGADPDNFTLLVGDSTADGAAGAIEMNAGNVFLQGTAAISNRALGNGNGGNISINTREDFTAIGTGFASFETLIGAALSAQLPPDALIGGVFTATNGGGQSGKIIIESGGSVQLFNGASIFSPTFSGAAGGNIEVRADGAIAANASGLLTTTIGNSGAAGNIFLDATRIAIEDGSVVSSATLLGSGSGGDVVLNASDTVEIVRSIPGNLLPTGILNNSILGTGDAGEIRILARRLTIREGGLIVSNTGGLVGSDVITSGGRGGDIIINTSESVEISGISADGVDTSGPGTTSFGDLPAGNLIVTTKRMVVDGGAIVSSATLGAGDGGTLTIRASESLEVRGTSAITGLPTSLTTSSGRADIPQLEATGNGGDLRIFTPELHVSEGAALDVRSLGSGGAGTLEIAAQTVRLDRGGTLNAATVAGTGGNIQVQAPDFILRRGSQITTNAGNTNGGNITIATETLAAIENSDITANAREGRGGRVSIDATGIFGTAFRDRQTPESDITATSALGPEFSGVVEIETPEADPSAGLVEFPSEVRDASNQIATGCAADSGNVFVVTGRGGLPENPTQLFQRHQAWRDLRSPATAEREDFRETTNPATPETQNRRGMLQRSPFAIEATEWTVGSQGEIILKAAGNGSSDPSPFSACPVSRTPE